From Caretta caretta isolate rCarCar2 chromosome 9, rCarCar1.hap1, whole genome shotgun sequence, one genomic window encodes:
- the GLOD5 gene encoding glyoxalase domain-containing protein 5 codes for MMSWQEKREGPFPCLIQRLDHLVLTVKNIEDTVGFYSKVLGMEVVTFKGNRKALRFGNQKFNLHEAGKEFEPKAHRPVPGSIDVCLITDTSLDQLVGHLKACGVTIEEGPVPRTGAIGPITSIYFRDPDENLIEVSNYRTDLAVDRVKH; via the exons ATGATGTCCTGGCAGGAGAAGCGCGAGGGCCCCTTTCCATGTCTTATCCAGCGACTGGATCATCTGGTGCTGACTGTGAAGAACATTGAGGACACCGTAGGCTTTTATTCCAAAGTCCTGGGTATGGAAGTGGTCACTTTCAAG GGCAACCGGAAAGCACTACGTTTTGGGAACCAAAAGTTTAACCTCCACGAGGCTGGGAAGGAGTTTGAACCCAAGGCTCACAGACCAGTTCCTGGTTCCATAGACGTCTGCCTGATCACAGACACCTCGCTAGACCAGCTAGTGGGACACCTGAAG GCCTGTGGTGTGACTATTGAAGAAGGCCCAGTGCCCAGAACCGGTGCCATTGGGCCAATCACATCCATCTACTTCCGAGACCCTGATGAAAACCTGATTGAGGTTTCCAACTACCGCACTGACTTGGCTGTCGACAGAGTGAAGCATTAG